A region from the Onychostoma macrolepis isolate SWU-2019 chromosome 18, ASM1243209v1, whole genome shotgun sequence genome encodes:
- the fgf7 gene encoding fibroblast growth factor 7 yields the protein MRKWTLRWKLPEFACGLWLVLLVSRVCDGESVTDCSKHERHTRNYDYMEGGDVRIRRLYSRTQWFLMIDEFGNINGTQDPNNCYSVLEIRTVSEGGVLAIKGLKSQYYISMNRTGMLQGKKDYNDSCNFKEVFLENYYTAYSSVKWTKNGKEMFISLSQKGRPLRGKKTRKESISSHFIPRKCREDEKKLA from the exons ATGCGCAAATGGACGCTGCGATGGAAACTGCCTGAGTTTGCGTGTGGACTGTGGCTGGTGCTGCTGGTCAGCCGAGTGTGTGATGGAGAGTCTGTGACCGACTGCTCCAAACACGAGCGCCACACCAGGAACTACGACTACATGGAAGGAGGGGACGTTCGGATCCGACGCCTCTACAGTCGCACGCAGTGGTTTCTGATGATCGACGAGTTCGGGAACATCAACGGGACGCAGGATCCCAACAACTGCTACA GTGTTCTGGAGATCAGGACGGTTTCGGAGGGCGGCGTGTTGGCCATAAAAGGACTGAAGAGCCAGTATTATATTTCCATGAACCGCACCGGAATGTTACAGGGCAAA AAAGACTACAACGACAGCTGCAACTTCAAAGAAGTGTTTTTAGAGAACTACTACACGGCGTACTCGTCCGTCAAATGGACTAAAAACGGCAAAGAGATGTTCATCTCTCTGTCGCAGAAGGGCCGGCCGCTGAGAGGAAAGAAGACGAGGAAGGAGAGCATCTCTTCTCACTTCATCCCTCGAAAGTGCAGGGAAGACGAGAAGAAGCTGGCGTGA